The following are encoded together in the Maniola jurtina chromosome 27, ilManJurt1.1, whole genome shotgun sequence genome:
- the LOC123879101 gene encoding MATH and LRR domain-containing protein PFE0570w-like has product MFKTILLLHSCIFLLVKSNPLQGLPSYPVIQYQEDYRNQLPIFVQPSDFNTYPHLHLIQNQLTPYQSIPISYNDYVQPNYLDNILRNGLKSAVYENCVQNGGPIQQYVNPTDIPVPNVINNYIIVPVQTNTNNNTKDCRKITRTKTRDDGISTINENDDQKKNRKCRKRKNTSKNTNDKGHENTGKCSCDKKINRGEKESEANKQSSDQDIKVCRKKKSRNKSQTLERSTEKESSVHNNKREKDNNSNLKLENNKNANMKNCNKIEKACKSIDSENDIRETSKRVKIDKRTSNYCKKEIRNDYSCDFDRTRDLDDLFNINEDCTELDIRCTRNNREDNTQNYQQQYYPPSDFSSNMSPYNMMFNQKSFNTNGYFPFDFDYLYNMQRFPNENMNPPRKKPKIITRTFRRKKQKKGNKKNCNRNKQNTQQNGSCEKNLELLPTVVDVATGHECDSLKPAKIVETITEKTQDDPDIDREETDIQLSSHEDLKEIAPHDCFDWNHEDHSPVYNDYYPVFHSDNVYTSEEEFYWNNFNDRHYYSCSDMSEQDKDIKKYDSTDNGPVTQQDNIIKPNDIKTFVYSKKGKENNEKVNSKEENDNTKLKTSSEEIQFKSPPALDFPDFKTEMINKENRSPKIEIYYEPNDKAINKFENSKMSSYSNTKKAESNEKRSKVVDQNDVETVFGHSKVVKYGAPPNNVDLSSDIINGSDDRDKEDNYPHPSAEKTTIVIAQSLPYPY; this is encoded by the exons atgttcAAAACTATATTGTTATTACATAGCTGTATTTTTCTCTTG GTAAAGTCTAATCCTTTACAAGGACTTCCTTCATACCCCGTAATCCAATACCAGGAAGATTACAGGAATCAGCTACCAATCTTCGTACAGCCAAGCGATTTTAATACTTACCCACATCTACATTTGATTCAAAATCAATTAACACCATATCAGAGTATTCCTATTTCATATAACGACTACGTGCAACCaaattatttagataatattCTTCGAAATGGGTTGAAATCAGCTGTATATGAAAATTGTGTTCAAAATGGTGGTCCGATTCAACAGTACGTAAATCCTACAGATATTCCTGTACCCAATGTTATtaacaattatattatagtaccAGTTCaaactaatactaataataatactaaagaTTGTCGAAAAATAACAAGAACTAAGACAAGAGATGATGGAATATCTACcataaatgaaaatgatgaccaaaaaaagaatagaaaatgtagaaaaagaaagaatacATCAAAAAATACAAATGATAAAGGTCATGAAAATACAGGAAAATGTTCatgtgataaaaaaataaatcgaGGTGAGAAAGAAAGTGAGGCAAACAAGCAATCAAGCGATCAAGATATAAAAGTGTGTAGAAAAAAGAAATCTAGAAATAAATCGCAAACACTGGAGAGGTCAACAGAAAAAGAAAGTTCGGTACATAATAACAAACGGGAAAAAGAtaataattcaaatttaaaattggAAAATAACAAAAATGCTAATATGAAGAATTGTAATAAAATTGAGAAAGCCTGCAAATCTATCGATAGTGAAAACGATATAAGGGAAACAAGTAAAAGAGTTAAAATTGACAAAAGAACatcaaattattgtaaaaaagaaattagaaaTGATTACTCTTGTGATTTTGATCGAACACGAGATCTAGATGATTTATTTAACATAAACGAAGATTGCACTGAACTTGATATCCGTTGCACTCGTAATAACAGAGAAGATAATACCCAAAACTATCAGCAACAATATTACCCACCCAGTGATTTTTCTAGTAACATGTCACCATATAACATGATGTTTAATCAGAAGTCATTTAATACAAATGGATATTTTCCCTTTGATTTTGACTACTTATATAATATGCAGCGATTTccaaatgaaaatatgaatccACCACGGAAAAAACCAAAAATCATTACACGAACCTTTCGAAGAAAGAAGCAGAAGAagggaaataaaaaaaactgcaatcgaaataaacaaaatacgCAACAAAATGGTAGTTGTGAAAAAAATTTAGAGTTATTACCAACAGTCGTTGACGTTGCAACAGGCCATGAATGTGATTCTCTAAAACCAGCTAAAATAGTTGAAACGATAACTGAAAAAACTCAGGATGACCCCGATATTGACAGAGAAGAAACAGACATACAATTAAGTAGCCATGAAGATTTGAAAGAAATTGCTCCACATGATTGTTTTGATTGGAATCATGAAGATCACTCACCTGTTTATAATGATTACTATCCAGTGTTCCATTCAGATAATGTTTACACAAGTGAAGAAGAATTTTACTGGAATAACTTTAATGACAGACATTATTATTCTTGCAGCGATATGAGTGAGCAAGACAAAGATATCAAAAAGTATGACAGCACAGACAATGGACCAGTAACCcaacaagataatattattaagccTAATGATATCAAAACTTTTGTTTATAGTAAAAAAGGTAAAGAAAATAACGAAAAAGTAAACAGCAAAGAAGAAAATGATAACACAAAACTAAAAACATCAAGTGAAGAAATACAATTCAAATCACCACCTGCATTAGACTTTCCAGATTTCAAAACTGAAAtgataaataaagaaaatcgtagtccaaaaattgaaatatattacGAACCAAATGACAAAGCAATcaataaatttgaaaatagtAAAATGTCTTCGTATTCCAATACGAAAAAAGCCGAATCAAATGAGAAAAGAAGCAAAGTAGTGGATCAAAATGATGTTGAAACAGTTTTTGGGCATTCCAAAGTAGTCAAATATGGTGCACCACCAAACAATGTAGATTTAAGTTCGGATATTATCAATGGCTCCGATGATCGTGACAAAGAAGACAATTACCCTCATCCTAGTGCTGAGAAAACTACTATTGTAATAGCTCAATCTTtaccttatccatactaa